Proteins encoded by one window of Mustelus asterias chromosome 9, sMusAst1.hap1.1, whole genome shotgun sequence:
- the LOC144498792 gene encoding large ribosomal subunit protein P2-like, with translation MRYVAAYLLAVLGGNEAPSSKDIKKILDSVGIEADDERLNKVIGELKGKNVDDVITAGNAKLASVPAGSVATASATGGAAPAAAAVVEEKKEEKKEESEESDDDMGFGLFD, from the exons ATGCGTTACGTCGCAGCTTACCTCCTCGCCGTGTTGGGCGGCAATGAAGCCCCATCTTCAAAGGACATCAAGAAGATTCTTGACAGTGTTGGTATTGAAGCTGATGATGAGCGACTGAATAAG GTCATCGGTGAGCTGAAAGGCAAGAACGTGGATGACGTTATCACTGCTG GCAATGCCAAGCTTGCCAGTGTCCCTGCTGGAAGTGTTGCAACAGCTAGTGCTACAGGTGGTGCtgctccagctgcagctgctgttG TTGAAGAAAAGAAAGAGGAGAAGAAAGAAGAGTCTGAAGAATCAGATGATGACATGGGCTTTGGTCTCTTTGACTAA